One Ahaetulla prasina isolate Xishuangbanna chromosome 1, ASM2864084v1, whole genome shotgun sequence DNA window includes the following coding sequences:
- the SRP54 gene encoding signal recognition particle subunit SRP54 isoform X1 yields the protein MVLADLGRKITSALRSLSNATIINEEVLNAMLKEVCTALLEADVNIKLVKQLRENVKSAIDLEEMASGLNKRKMIQHAVFKELVKLVDPGVKAWTPTKGKQNIIMFVGLQGSGKTTSCSKLAYYYQKKGWKTCLICADTYRAGAFDQLKQNATKARIPFYGSYTEMDPVIIASEGVEKFKNENFEIIIVDTSGRHKQEDSLFEEMLQVANAIQPDNIVYVMDASIGQACEAQAKAFKDKVDVASVIVTKLDGHAKGGGALSAVAATKSPIIFIGTGEHIDDFEPFKTQPFISKLLGMGDIEGLIDKVNELKLDDNEALIEKLKHGQFTLRDMYEQFQNIMKMGPFSQILGMIPGFGTDFMSKGNEQESMARLKKLMTIMDSMNDQELDSTDGAKVFSKQPGRIQRVARGSGVSTRDVQELLTQYTKFAQMVKKMGGIKGLFKGGDMSKNVNPSQMAKLNQQMAKMMDPRVLHHMGGMAGLQSMMRQFQQGAAGNIKGMMGFNNM from the exons ATGGTTTTAGCAGATCTTGGGAGAAAAATTACCTCAGCGTTGCGCTCCCTGAGCAATGCTACCATTATCAATGAAGAG GTTTTAAATGCTATGCTAAAAGAAGTTTGTACGGCATTATTGGAAGCTGATGTCAACATTAAGCTGGTGAAACAACTAAGAGAAAATGTCAA ATCTGCTATTGACCTTGAAGAAATGGCTTCTGGActcaacaaaagaaaaatgatcCAACATGCTGTCTTTAAAGAACTTGTTAAG ctTGTAGATCCTGGAGTCAAAGCTTGGACACccacaaaaggaaaacaaaatatcaTCATGTTTGTAGGCTTGCAAGGAAGTGGCAAAACAACCTCGTGCTCAAAG TTGGCATATTATTACCAGAAGAAAGGCTGGAAGACATGTTTGATATGTGCAGACACTTACAGAGCAG GTGCTTTTGATCAGTTAAAACAGAATGCCACAAAAGCAAGAATTCCATTTTATGGGAG TTACACAGAGATGGATCCTGTAATTATTGCTTCAGAAGGTGTTGAAAAATTCAAGAATGAAAACTTTGAAATAATAATAGTTGATACAAGTGGTCGTCACAAGCAGGAAGACTCTTTGTTTGAAGAAATGCTACAAGTCGCTAATGCCATA CAACCAGATAATATAGTATATGTGATGGATGCCTCTATCGGTCAAGCCTGTGAAGCTCAAGCAAAGGCTTTCAAAGATAAAGTTGATGTTGCTTCTGTAATTGTAACAAAACTTGATGGCCATGCCAAGGGAGGTGGAGCATTGAGTGC AGTTGCTGCAACTAAAAGTCCAATCATTTTTATTGGAACTGGCGAACATATAGATGACTTTGAACCTTTTAAAACGCAGCCTTTTATCAGTAAACTTCTTG GCATGGGAGATATTGAAGGATTGATAGATAAAGTAAATGAATTGAAATTAGATGACAATGAGGCTCTCATAGAGAAACTAAAACATG GTCAATTCACATTGAGAGATATGTATGAACAGTTCCAAAACATCATGAAAATGGGGCCCTTCAGTCAAATACTG GGTATGATCCCTGGTTTTGGAACAGATTTCATGAGTAAAGGCAATGAACAGGAATCAATGGCACGGCTAAAAAAACTGATGACGATAATGGACAGTATGAATGATCAAG AACTAGATAGTACAGATGGAGCCAAAGTTTTCAGTAAGCAACCAGGAAGAATCCAAAGAGTAGCAAGAGGTTCTGGTGTTTCAACTAGAGATGTTCAAGAACTCCTGACACAGTACACAAAATTTGCACAAATGGTGAAAAAGATGGGAGGCATTAAAGGACTTTTTAAAG gaGGTGATATGTCAAAAAATGTAAATCCATCCCAGATGGCAAAACTCAACCAACAGATGGCAAAGATGATGGATCCTAGAGTTCTTCATCATATGG GTGGCATGGCAGGATTGCAGTCAATGATGCGCCAGTTTCAACAGGGTGCTGCTGGAAATATAAAAGGCATGATGGGATTCAATAACATGTAA